ACAAACACATATCTTTTTTTTGCGCTCAGTCTGCTCCTCTTATGTGAGGAAGGAAAGTTTTTCCCTCACTTGgcacaaaataaaattaattggtttaacagtAATTCAGCTCCAAGAACCGCGATGGCTTACAGATTCCCACCAGTCTCACTTCATGAAATAAAGTGCTTCTGCAAGACAACAGGCACTTGAGGGTACACTTAAGGCTTTCTGTGATGTAAACTTCAACTCCAAACATCTGTGACTGTTTGGTGCCGCGGGTTGGATTTCTGATTATTTGGTCTCTTTACAAGCCTCAGAGACTTTAGTCATGGATGACTTCTGCTGATCAAGAACAGAAATTAATTAGCATTTTTCACGTGTTGGATGTTTGGACCATCAGTTTTGTTCTCGCCTGCAGGTTGTCAGTAGTTGTGtatgaaacacaaaatgaaaCCATGAAGAAGATGGCTGAATTTGTTTAgtttggattaagcgggtaaaaaaaaagaaaaaaaaaaaaaagaaaaaaaaattgttcaatATTAAGGGTGCTGCTCAAACAGCAGTAAGGCAGATTAAATCAGATTAGGCCATTACAGATCACTAAGTGTAGGCTACTTTTAAATAAAGTTATCATTGAATGGATAAGGAGCTCTGTTagttttaccccccccccccccaactctAAAATGTGTCGCTCACTGCAAATCAAGCCGAAACGCCTCCACTTCCAACAAAATATCATTACTCGATTATCAGTCAGTGCTTGCTTCTATTTCAGGCCACGGACCACACTcgttttttaatttaatcataaTTTCTCTGGCCAGACAAATAACTGAAAGACACGTTTTACATATGAAAAATGAACTGTGGCATCCCCATTTATAAAGCTATTTAAACAGAGTTGAACACAAATTTAGAGGCCAAATTCTGATTTATATTGAAATTTCTAACTGACTAATAAGTTTCCTTCATCTCTtctaaaaacaacataaaaattttTAATATGAAAGCCTTCATTTGCCATCACAGGAACAAAAAAACGGTTCTTAAACTGCTGTGAAGGCAAGCAAAGCTGGTTTTGCTGCTTCAGCGTCAGATCACTGTAGAGCCTATGGTTTGTAACCGACATCGTGGCCTTCGCCACCAGATTCTGACATGCACCTCCCTAGAAACGTGACTTCGGTACGGTACTTTGCTCAAATCTAATGCACTTGTTATTCGCTCGTATAGTTTTTTAATAAAACTTATAGTTGTTTAACATTTAGTCTGAGAACTAAAAAGTTACATGAAAAAAGGGAACTTGTTTTCAAGGCGAACAAATGTTCACACGAGCTTAGGTCAGGTATTTAGGCTCCATAGACTCTGCGCCAATCTGATGTTGAGGCATGAACCGAGCTTCAGGGCTTTGATATTGATGACTGAGAAACTGTATAAATAATTGTGGACATaagaaaatgtaaaactaaaagaaagaacCTACTGGTCATGTGAAATCTAAATCAATAGTTTCAGGCTTAACTGCATATCTTCAGCACACTGTAGTTGTTTTTTAGTGTCTCAGTCATTTGTACGCTAAAACCAATATATCTGTAAAGAGTTCTGCGGTTAGAGAGGGAGTAACTCGGGATGAATTGTGGGTAAAATGGACACATGTTTGGAGGAAAGGAGAAAAAGGGATATTTCTTGCTTTGCCAAATGATTTTGAAATCTGTCCATTAGGAGTCGCGTTGCATCATAAAGGAGTAATGTTTAATCAGATGAGTCCTCTTGATTTTTGCATGCAGAAACGATTCGGTGACAGTCATCATCTCTGAGCAGTCTTCTGCAACATGATGAGATGGTATCAGAAACATGAATATACATCGCAGAGTGACAGCTCACTAAACTGCCCTACGACTGCGTGAGCAGATGCAGCTTCTGTCGAATGATTTCAGAGTTCATGGCCCACAGAAACTCCGTCAGGCCTCCAGTGAGCAGCTCGTCCATGGGAACAAACTGCAGCACCTGGCTGTCACCTCCACAAGGCTGAGTTTCACCTGTGCCCTCGTCTCCTTTCAACAGCTGACCCATGGAGCTCTGCACATCAGTCAGAACTGGATGCATTCGGGCAGCAGCTTCGGGGCAGAAGCCAGCACAGACAAGAACCACCCCGACTGTACTGGAGGGGGGCGAACACTTGTAGGAGACTGAGTGAAAACATGCCTGCAGGCAGAGCACAACAGCTGCAGTGACACGGGTGAGGGCAGAAAACACAGGCAGCAGCAGAGCATCCCCAGAGCTCAGGGTCTGCAGCGAAAACACGACACAGCTTAAGAGCTGCTGCTGATACAGCGGCTCCCCGTCGTGCAGCGAGATGCCGCCTCTCTGAGGAAATGAAGGCTCTGCGCAGAATGTTAAGACTAAATTCCCAACTTGGCTCCCACAATCACCCCAAACTGAGCGGCTGCCAAACACAAGACACTTTTTCTTCTCGTTTcccacagagccagctttcTGGACACAAAGACCCGCCACCTCAGACAATATGGAGGCGGCGCAAGTGACCTGGCAAGAGCCACAGCGGGGCATGTGGGCCCAGTCTACAGCTGTGTCCATCAGGGCTTCATTTAAGTGGTTTAAAATGACCCCATCACAGAACGGAGAGTTTCTGACCGCAGGTAGTGCAGCCCCAGTAATGACATACCATGAGTCAACATGACAGCTGGACAGGGGACCTTCCAGCACGCAGCCTGTCCTGCTGTCCTCAGTGCAGTGCGTCTCCATCCAGGCAGCATGGCAGCTCCTCTCAACACGCTCCCTCCAGCTCAGGGTCTGCAACTCCCTGCGCTCATTGAAGGAGCCCGTCTGCTTCTTTTGTCCCAGAGGTCGGCCCGCCGAGACGGTGCTGCAAGCAGGACTCACTGTGTTACGGGAAATCCATCGGCTTCTTGGAAGAAAGCTCAcctaaacagaaaaacaaggcCATGTTCAGATAAACTTGTCTCATCGGCTAAAATGTTTGGCACCAGTGTtgactttaaagggatatgccacccccaggccaaattaagtgtatccccgcattcccgagacataaataagtgtgtgggagcgttttcctggcgacccaggcattgtccgaatctcacagcactgaccactgcttggttgcgcgtaatacatacatgctagcgtcgccaatcgaaatatttcgcccaacgtgaattaatttacttgatttaccttctaattactgtgtgagtggtgtactttcacatcgagtgcaaatgactgtgtaaaacATGAGTAAACCAAACCTTCTGTGTAGATTTACATCATCATAACAAACTGAATCCATCttttaaaaacagataaaacgACAAATTTAGTCATGCCGAGTGCTTGAATATGAAGTTACTACTTTCTAATATTCAAGTGTGACATGTTGATAAAATTCCAACTGTACTCAACTGTTTTTTatctaatttagtttttttcatttagcGTATTTTCTATtcagtttgtatttgttttggtAGTTACTTTAAGATGATAATAACTAGAAGAAAGCCACTGCACAACAGTGACATAGCTAAACCAACTGATGTCCTGGTCTCATCATCTCATCTTTGTTCACCTTTTATTTAAATCACACTGACATTTACTAATTAGCACAAAAGTGCCATTGAAACTGACGAGAATGTCATTCATTTTGAACAAAGTGAAATTTAAGCAAGACGGAGAATCACCAATGTGATTACTGCTAATCTTAAGGGGAATTACAGGGTTGtataaatgttctatttgttcACATTGGGAAGTTATCTTACATGGAAGCGCTGCAGGTATTCGTGAGCCACACAGTCTCTCATGTGGTCCAGCCGCTGCCTCTGCTCTGTGCTTATTCCCTCAAAGAGTCTCAGGTTTTCTGTGATCGTCTCCACCTGCAGTGTGTGGAAGTACCAGCACACCTCTCCATGCTGCTTCAGAAATGACTCTGGGATAAGAGATCTGGGGAAAAGGGCCTCTTTGTCAGCCAGATGCGGTCCATAATTACGAATCAGTTTTGACAGCAGGAGCCTCACGGACTCCTTGCTGTCATAGTTCAGACACACAACATACACCTCAGAGTTTCCCGCTTTGCTGGTTGCAGGTTTGAAGACATTGACGGAGTGGAAACAGCAGTTCAGCAGGTACAGTAAGCAGACAGAGGAGTGTTCATACAGGGTGAACACCTTCAGTACAAAGGATCCACCGGGGCTCAGGAGCAGCAGTGCAGCTACGACTTCGCAGTAATGGAGAGACGCCACCAGGGCCTCCTGCTCGTCAGGGTTCTCCTGACAGTCAAAACTTCCATCCGCCGTCACCAAATCAACTCGACGCATGTTCGACACAAACCCCTGCAGATCTATCaagtgtttctggatcatgaTGTTGCCCGTGTTGTCTGAGCCAAAGAACCACCAGGGTAGCGTGTTGGCGATTAACCGATCGTCTGCGATGGTCGTGCTCCCCCCATTGGCCTCATGGTAGGGATTAAGAGTGTTGGCGGCCCAGCACCAGTCACAGTATCGTGTGCAGTCACTGGTTTTCATGTAGTGGTTAAGAGCAGTTATAAATGCACCGGGAGCCTCACACAGGTGGACTGTGTTCAGCTCTCCGTTTTGAAGAGCCTCCTCTGGCAGAAGATGAAAGGTTCCCAGGATCTCGTAGAACTTGCACCAGGCCTGAGTGCAGATCTCCGCGTTGGCAGCAGATCGTACGGCAGCTATAACTTTCCCGGCCCGATTGGTGGAGTTGGTGTGCTGATGCCACACCTGTACGTTCTTGTCACTGAGCCGGTTCTTCACTGCGTTCAGGGAAGCCTTCATCTCCTGCAGATCCTGGTGCTCCTCCGCTGGGTGTCGGAGAGCAACATTCGGGTCGGGGATGTCCCACTCACCGCTGGATGGCTTCACATAGGCTCTAACTTTGCTAAAAAGACCTTGTATCTCCGCCAGTGTTTCAGGGTCAGATGCCACCACACTgaagtgctgctgctgctgcttgcaGGCTTTCCTCCTGGTGCCATTGCCTGAGCTCATCCTCCACACCTGTTGAGCGATAACAACACGAAGAGGTGGACATGCAATGATTAAAAGGGAAACAGGCATCACCTTCTCTCCATTTTGACATAATTTACCACAAAGCATTCATTTTTCAGGCTTAGAAAGCACAGACGTATTCTATTCTCATTAAATTAAGAGGAATCAGCCGTGACTTATACTGAGGTTCAGCTCAGCAACACCTTATTTAAATCATCATCGGCGGTAATCTTGCTAAGACTGGTGTATTTTACATGATGTTATTGCTGTCCTGTGTAAACCACATTCCTTTAGTCAACAGGCTTCCTAAAACATGTTCCTTTATAAAATTCCAAACTTTTCCAGGCCTAAAATTTCAAGATTGCTACACTGTTCAGCCTTTTTCGGACAACTGAGTAATTACTGTAAATATTTATTAAATGGTTTTGAAATCTAATGCTGAACATGCACGTTAAATTATTACGGTGTATGATATCATGTTGCCAAATAGCATAATAAATATCTGCAACGTGACCATTTAAAAAGGTGCCAGAAATCTCTGTATGTGTGCAGAGTGAGTTCTGAATAGACCAAAAGTAGAGTTTTATATATGAGTGTAATGAgagaaattattttattattgtattaaaCCACCTAATTTCTATTCCAAAATAGCCTCAGTTCACCTGGTTTTGCATTTCGTGTATTGAAATCAGTTGCATGCTGTCAGAGTTGATAAAGAAATTACTACATGCAATTTATCCTTTTCAGTACCAAGACAGTTAGACATTTcatcaataacaataatattaaaaaTGATATGCCAAAAAAAATTTGAAGATTTTGTACATTTAAACCAGCAGAGGATGCAGGGACTGATAACACGGTGTCACAATTATGCTTGTGAACTCACAATAGAAAAATAATCACTGCCCTTGATTTCTTGCCTTGCTTAAGGGAAAGCTGTTGCTCTCAGATTAAGATATCCAAGCAGCAACGGGATCATAAAAtgggaaataaaataaataaatccgtCACTGGACTTCCACAACTGGAACTGAACACCGCGTGACATTGGACCAAATCAGGTGAGTGGATGTGTTTCCTGCTCAGTCTGCAGGCAAAACCTTCTGCTTTCATTTGAATCAGCGATACAGCAAAACCAAGGAGAGTATGCATCAAAGTGCTTAGCCGAGTTAAGACAACGAAAATGCAGCTGCGTGTTTTTGGGCTGTACAAACTGCCGCATGCTGTCATCAACAAAGTTTCTCATCGACTGGACATTTCCTACAGCGCAGAGCTGTAGTGTTGTGTCTCCTAAAACCTGCGGTGGCTCAATTTTCTCACACGCCGTGGTCGAAACGGCAAGTCTTACAGCCAAGCATCCCCGGGCCTCTGCTGTTTGCCgataagacacaaaacaacatgaaaacattgGTCACAAACTCACCGAACTGACGTGCTTCTACGAGACGGAAAAGCCAGTTCACGTGACTAAAAATAACTGTGCGCATGCGTAAGTAACAGTGGGCGGTGCTTCTGTTAAAGGAATATCTCTTAAATTTGAGCTTTCAATTATATCAGACGCTTCTGCCTATTTCCAATTATCATATTATTATCTATTTGAACGACACTGGCAATGACAAGGCAGCTTCACAAAAAGATGGGGACTAAgcatgaaaacagaatgcaaaagGACAACGTATGAGATGTTTTGTGCTAAATGTTAGTTTTTTCCTGTggtaataattttaaaaagcTTGACACACAGGGAACTTAACTACTGGACTGCATAATCTAAGCACTCTAAAAGTGTTTGGGAGACCATGTGGTTTTCAAAGTTAAACGTTTCCCTCTCTCATGATTCCACCTCCCTGAGAGTTTTAGACTTCTTAGTTTTATAATAAGGCAAATGTTTTCAGTAGGTGACAGATTTGGACTGCTGGTAGGTTAGTTTAGCTCTTAAACTGTATCACTACAGAACTATGCTGTTGAAATATGGGCAGAATGTGGTTTGATATTGTCTTACTGAAATAAGAAACGCTTTCCCCTAAAGAAGGTTGACTGGATGACAGTTTATGTTGTTCATATAATTAAGGATTAGTATAATCTGTGTACTGACCAAGCATCCGTTTCatcatttaaaaatgatttcTATTAATCAGTTCACAGGACTGAGATGATCTTTAAAGCGCTTGGGTCCAGAGAATGGTCAGTTTCTGAActttgttttatattgtttttttcttagcttagtttgaatttgaatttctgGATGCAGAGTTGAATGACAATGACTTTCAGAACAGTCTCTGAACCCATGCACCAATTTCCACTgcagaaatgtgtctgctgtAATGTGATGCTGCCTTCGGGTCCAAAGATCACAATCGCTCAACATTTGTTTTCAGCCTTGACTTTCTTTATCTTGATGATATTATGTTGCATATTTGATTACATCTTCCcattttttaacatgttttgtTGCTTACTAACCTGATTAGTAGTATGTTTTTCTAAGCATTGGGCAACTTTTACAATCTTTTGTTGCCAATGCCCCAACTTTGAAACAAGTTTCTGACTTCAAATCAGATTTACTTTAAGACCATTGAAATTTCCCAGTTTCTTCATCTGTATATATAACTTCTGAAGTAACATGGGTAATGATGTTTTAAAATCTTGTGTTCAGAAGATAACAACTTTACTTGTACGATTCAATTATTATCCTGTGTGCTCATGTTGTTATGTCAAATGCACGAGATAAAACTAAGTCACCAGTGACACTTCATGGGCTCCATCTCCATATCACTCCATGGCCTTTATTGGAAAGTTGCTTGACAGGAAATGGAgcagagagtgagagagagaagaAGGACATGTAGCAAAGGGCCATGAGCTGGGCCTTGAACTGGGGACGGCTGCATCGAGGAGCTTaggcctgtgtgtgtgagatacCTGCTCAACCCATTGAGCTAACCGGCACCCCAACACTAGGCTAAATCTTTCAcagaaaatgtgttctttgacaAACAAGGAGAAACATCAAGCTAAGCTTTGTGCTAACACCTCTGATGTACTATCTTAACCCACATGGAAATATAAGAGTAAGAATGATTATTAAGGTGTCGAGAATCAGAATATCTCTTGCAACGTTTGCTTGCTTCTAGTCTACACTGGTTGTTCTCCTCTACACTTACTAAGAGGGAAAAAAGTATATCTGTCAACTAAAAACACTGCATTCTGACTCTTTCCATACCTGACTTGTCATGTCACACTTGTCTGTTTTTCATAGCTCTTCTAGCGCTGTCACTTCAGTGAAcatgcttcatgtaagctggtCTGCTGATGACACTGTCACTGTTGAAGCAGGTGCTTTGCCAGATGCTGCATAATTCCTGAGTAATTAGAGAATGAGTGAGTCCTTTTACCGTGTGCAGCTTTGGACTGAAGTAGCTCAACTTGGAGGATACTCGGTGGATCCATGGTCCACGGAGAATGTTTCCCAATTACTTTGGTTTACTTACTTTTGGTGACCCCAGGTGACCCCAGCCTCAGCTGTACTTTGTCTGTAGTTATCTGTAAGAAATTCCTGATGCAAATCATACCCAGAATACAATCTTCAtatcaaacacaaaatacaatacaggaaaaaaacattCTCTATATGGTGAAATGTGAAAAGTAATTAAATGTAGAGCATTAAAATGATGGATGTTTGTAACAGTAGTGGCTTGGGAGTCATTCCACAGGATGAGAGTTGAGGAAGACAGTCGTGTTTTATCTCTGATTAGATGAGGGGTAGAGTAGGAACAAACATGGCACAGCAATCACGGTGAACATCTGTTCTCTGTCAATGCCGCACAGGAACGATGCAAACGAGTCATTCTCTCTTCTCCTGCAGCTGCTGTCTGACAACAAACCCTCTTCGTCTCTCTCACATATGAAAGATGGATCCTCGCAAAACAGTAAGAAAAGAGATAAAACTGTAATTTAGAAAAAGATATATAAAGCACATCACAGCTGGTGTGGTGGGCACAAACTCAGCTTTCACAGTGCAAACAAGCAAATGAAGAAATATGACACATTCATTTGTGTTCACAGTCCCCGTGAGCAGCTTGCGAAGTTACTGTCATGACAGAGGACTTTTGAGTTTTTGGCGATCCAAAGCAAAGCCTTCAGAACTCTTCTGAACGTTCTCTGACAGTGACGTATTAGGGGAAATGATAAAGGAAAAAATTCAACTGTAAAGATGCAATCCGACTAAACTATGATGGGTTGACTTTGTATAATTTACCCTGCAAGAAAAAACCAtcctttctttaaaaaagaaatgctgcAATAACGTAATCAGTGTATTCTGCTGTGACAGTAGTATACACAGGTTTAAGAAACTTACAATAATCCTTCACGAGAATATGCAGTTCAGCAGTTAATTAAGCCATCTGTCATTTATGTTAAAGGGTTTTATTCTCTGTTGTAGATACAGATTAGGAGTCCGCAGGGAAAAATTTTTGCAGAAAGGAAAAAAGGGATGCGGGGGAAAGAAGCCACAAATCTTCTTGTGTGGGCACGTGTCTTCCATTcataaacaacaacagcaaccaaTTAACCATTGGCACCGTGACAGACACTGAGTGTCAATCTTTCTATGTTCttggaaataaacattttaggTGCTGTTCTAATGCTTGCTTTTATGGACTAGTTGTGTTAATCATGTTGAATATTCTCACATTCAACGGAAGCACAGTTGTGTttgggttttttcaatgaattgtttcttagtaataaaaataataatattgttTTTTCAACATTAAACCGTGTAAAAAGAACCAAGAAAATGAGCTAAACATTTAAAGCATTCACCTCACATGAGCTATAGATCATCTGAATCatttattgctttattttatgtttcttAAATGTGTGCAGCATAATTTCCATGTAGTTTATATGGGCTGTCAAACTGCTTCAAAACTATTAGTCATTTCTATGCCAATAAATGGGAACTATccaaatattttaaaagataATAAATCAAAAGGTTTTTTCTCTCCAGCCTATAAGCATAATACATTCATTTTATTCAAGGTACCAAGCATTCCTACACAACAGTCCAACATTAGATCTTACTGTCTTATAGGGGATAATGTAAAATGTCTgtttaaactgaaataaaaaaagatgcttATTCATCGGTGATGTGCCGTGACTGCATCACACACTACATCCTGGTCAAtaaacatcagcaatgatcacTTTTatttacatgattttttttttcagccagaTCGCTCTTATCAAGTTTTactacatgttttgttttgatagTTGTTTTAGGCCTTTGAATGTTAATTGATGTAATTTTGTTGTACCAACATCTGTGAGCTGTCAGATTTTGTGATACAAGAGAATTCACTGTGACAAGTGACAAACTGTCACGATGTCAGCAGAAGCGTAAGAGTTCAACTTCAACAAACTTTACTAACAATGTAAGAAACAATTTATTGTAAagaatatgaaaaaaacacacaaacacaaataaacatGAAGAGAGTTTTGTCACTGACTCAGCCTCCATGGAGGGAGAGATCGATGCCCGAGCAGATTGGGGTGCTGGTGGTGCCTGTGAGACAAGCTGTGGGAACACTGAGGGAATGTGCTATGTTTACAGTGAGGGGGGACATAATGACAGGGCTGAACATGTGGAGATTGGATGAATGTGAATAAGTGGAAAGCGGGAGGGTAGAGGAAAGGTTGGACAAAGAGTGGAGAATATGAAAGGACCAGGTTCAGTCTCCTCATCGAACCAGATACTTCTAAATAATGACATAAACTTTTAAAGCAATGAAGGTACCCAGTTTATCTTTAACAGCACTTTTTGACTACAACATTCAACTAGGATACTATTTTTGCCAGCATTTGCTATTTTTCAGAGCATAAAATGATACTACACATTACAGGCTCAGCCTGAGTTGTTTGAACTTtctgtctggatttttaaaataTTGCATCAGCTTATATAAATTGGTATGCAGGATTAGTCAGGATACATCTACATGCTTCAGATGTCAGCAGTCTCGCTTCTGATTCACTTTCAATGGGGTGACATCTTGCATTGCCGAACTGAATTCTGGGTCTGTTGCTTCGCTTTGCTAGCGTAGCTTGCGGTGTAATGTTGAGAATAGTTCAACTTTTCAAGCAGCAGAAGAGATGCCAGCCAGTCAAATTGCCTGACTTATGTGTGTCTGATTGCCACTATAATGCCAAACATCAGGCCCACTGTTCAGCGTTAAAGCATTGCGTCTGTGTGAATCTGGCCTGAAAGTTCAGCTCAGTATAAACTAAAATAAAGAATAGGACACGCTAAGCTGATAGAAAAAAATTAGACCACACTCTTAAACTGATGGGGTATTGCCAAAATCCAGACAGGGTAACGAAAACAGTGGGAGCAGGGTGGTGTTGTTCAAGAAAAACAGATGAAAGTGGAGGATGATGGCCAACAGCGCATGTGGAAAACACTAAGTTATCAGGTGACTCTAAAAACTGGTgtagaaaaacaggaagtgaaggaaaTACGGACCCTTTAGGTAACCGACCGCAAAGTAATGCACAGGAACAACGACTAAAACCCAAAACCTGATCAGAAAAAATATCTGATGTCACTAAGAGCTGACTGAGTGGCTGATAAAAAGTCACTGCTACAATCACCTGCAGGGTCACAATCATACTGCATGATCAAAGCAATGTGAGGAAAAATTCCTAAAGCTTTTTATGTGCCTTCATGTGCCCTGTGTTCCCGGGCAAATGTCTTATAATGGACTTATTCGTAGCTATTTGTATTGTGAGAGATTTGGAGTTGGTAGTCGTAAAACTGTccataacagtgaaaaatatcAAAGAAAATAGCAGCTGCATGATATAAATGGAAGGCAGGAAACACACTGAAAGATGTAACCTTTGTGGTACATAcctgaaatgttttttattgATACTAAAACTCCAATGGACACGGTGCATCAGTAAATCTGAGAAGTCTAATTTGGCAGTCTGatatttttctctcccttcgagCCTCTATTTCGACACAGCAGCTTACACTTTGAGCTCATTGTGTCATTTTCAGTCCAAAATATAAACACACAATGAAGCCAAAGCCTCAAATGTGCAGCTGCCTAAAAAATGAGTGTGGGATGCTGCTATGTGTCTGTTGGGTCGCACATATTTTCCAACAGTTTGGCAGCTTGATTACATCGCATGTGGGCCATATTggatttttgtttaatttgattaaaCTGCGTCAACTCTTGTAATGCCAGGAGCATTTTTCTCTGGCTGGTCATCTGTATTTGCAGTTTACCCCCTACGGTTTCGCTTGAAGGGCCATTGATAGACCTCGGTTCACCGGCTGAATTTAATTGACTCAATAAAAAGTATTGACTGGGTTGAAGAGGGGGGCAGAGGGCACAAATCAGGCCACAGGGACACTTGTTGTTGACATGCAATATGTGCATGCACACATGGTACACATCCGTCTGAAGATATGTTGGCTCAGGTAGGTCTTCTTCACTTTTATATCTGCCTTTGGGAGGGCTTGTTGTGCTTCAGTGCATTTGTTTATGGGGGTCTGTCAACACGCTGTGATTCATAACATCACTGTGCTTCCTAGCTTTAGAGTTTCTCCCTCCATGTGTGTGATGCATGTGTTTGTCTGCACGGATTCACATTTCTCCTACCAAAAGCACTGATAATAAAGGTGGTGAGGGCAGATTGGGGTGTGACACGAGCATGTAACTCAGTTATGAAGTTCGTGCGTGCTGGGAAAAACACCTGACACTGCACGTTAATACAGAGGTCGATTTACTTGTCACTGTTTACGTCTGCTGTGCAAAAAAAGTCTTAACATTAGAAGTGAGGGTAGTTTTAATCAAACAGTATATAAACACGTTCAATGTTGATTTATATGAGTTAGCCAAAAGGCTGATTTTCACCAGATGCTAGCAGGCATCGAAACTGAAAATATAAGAACATAAACATGAGTACAAAAATCAAAAGACCCTATAgaataaacaaaataagtaAAGCTGATAAAAAGAACAGATAATTTATGTTGATTCTCAAAAAAGTCAAGTCTTAAACATTGTGGTGAATGAATAATAAGACCAAGATTGCCTGATTAACTGTGGTGTAGACTTCCACTGAAGGATGCTCTAAAAGAAATCAGCCTTACTAAATGAAGTCTTCCTATGTGGGATTGTAAAGCCCCCTCTGGCTGTTCCTCTTGCTGCCATGTTTGTAACAGATTTAAACTGACAAAaccaggcagaggaggaggagctctACCATGCATAATCGTGTAAATCAGAAGCATTCTTATACTTGAGTATATGAATATATGTTCATGTATGTTCTTGTAGAATATGATAGTGACAGTAAATAAATGGTTTCTTATCTCAAATCTTAAGTGCTTGTCTGTATAAAGACTCCACTTATTTTAAAGTTAAAGGGTATGTGTTCGATCAACTTGCCAAACAGCAGCTAAAAGTGAATCCCGACTGCCTTACTTGATAGGAACTatctaaacaaataaaatgagtcAAACTGATTGGGTGAAA
This Odontesthes bonariensis isolate fOdoBon6 chromosome 1, fOdoBon6.hap1, whole genome shotgun sequence DNA region includes the following protein-coding sequences:
- the cmtr2 gene encoding cap-specific mRNA (nucleoside-2'-O-)-methyltransferase 2 isoform X2, coding for MSSGNGTRRKACKQQQQHFSVVASDPETLAEIQGLFSKVRAYVKPSSGEWDIPDPNVALRHPAEEHQDLQEMKASLNAVKNRLSDKNVQVWHQHTNSTNRAGKVIAAVRSAANAEICTQAWCKFYEILGTFHLLPEEALQNGELNTVHLCEAPGAFITALNHYMKTSDCTRYCDWCWAANTLNPYHEANGGSTTIADDRLIANTLPWWFFGSDNTGNIMIQKHLIDLQGFVSNMRRVDLVTADGSFDCQENPDEQEALVASLHYCEVVAALLLLSPGGSFVLKVFTLYEHSSVCLLYLLNCCFHSVNVFKPATSKAGNSEVYVVCLNYDSKESVRLLLSKLIRNYGPHLADKEALFPRSLIPESFLKQHGEVCWYFHTLQVETITENLRLFEGISTEQRQRLDHMRDCVAHEYLQRFHVSFLPRSRWISRNTVSPACSTVSAGRPLGQKKQTGSFNERRELQTLSWRERVERSCHAAWMETHCTEDSRTGCVLEGPLSSCHVDSWYVITGAALPAVRNSPFCDGVILNHLNEALMDTAVDWAHMPRCGSCQVTCAASILSEVAGLCVQKAGSVGNEKKKCLVFGSRSVWGDCGSQVGNLVLTFCAEPSFPQRGGISLHDGEPLYQQQLLSCVVFSLQTLSSGDALLLPVFSALTRVTAAVVLCLQACFHSVSYKCSPPSSTVGVVLVCAGFCPEAAARMHPVLTDVQSSMGQLLKGDEGTGETQPCGGDSQVLQFVPMDELLTGGLTEFLWAMNSEIIRQKLHLLTQS
- the cmtr2 gene encoding cap-specific mRNA (nucleoside-2'-O-)-methyltransferase 2 isoform X1; the protein is MLCGKLCQNGEKVMPVSLLIIACPPLRVVIAQQVWRMSSGNGTRRKACKQQQQHFSVVASDPETLAEIQGLFSKVRAYVKPSSGEWDIPDPNVALRHPAEEHQDLQEMKASLNAVKNRLSDKNVQVWHQHTNSTNRAGKVIAAVRSAANAEICTQAWCKFYEILGTFHLLPEEALQNGELNTVHLCEAPGAFITALNHYMKTSDCTRYCDWCWAANTLNPYHEANGGSTTIADDRLIANTLPWWFFGSDNTGNIMIQKHLIDLQGFVSNMRRVDLVTADGSFDCQENPDEQEALVASLHYCEVVAALLLLSPGGSFVLKVFTLYEHSSVCLLYLLNCCFHSVNVFKPATSKAGNSEVYVVCLNYDSKESVRLLLSKLIRNYGPHLADKEALFPRSLIPESFLKQHGEVCWYFHTLQVETITENLRLFEGISTEQRQRLDHMRDCVAHEYLQRFHVSFLPRSRWISRNTVSPACSTVSAGRPLGQKKQTGSFNERRELQTLSWRERVERSCHAAWMETHCTEDSRTGCVLEGPLSSCHVDSWYVITGAALPAVRNSPFCDGVILNHLNEALMDTAVDWAHMPRCGSCQVTCAASILSEVAGLCVQKAGSVGNEKKKCLVFGSRSVWGDCGSQVGNLVLTFCAEPSFPQRGGISLHDGEPLYQQQLLSCVVFSLQTLSSGDALLLPVFSALTRVTAAVVLCLQACFHSVSYKCSPPSSTVGVVLVCAGFCPEAAARMHPVLTDVQSSMGQLLKGDEGTGETQPCGGDSQVLQFVPMDELLTGGLTEFLWAMNSEIIRQKLHLLTQS